The Candidatus Glassbacteria bacterium sequence GACCCGGTGGGCCTGCAGTGGCCCTGCCCGGATAAAGACCACCCGGGCACCGCGATCCTGCATACCGGCAAGTTCACCAGGGGGCTCGGGCGGTTCTCTCCGGTAGAATACAGGCCTCCGGCCGAAACCCCCGACCGGGATTACCCGTTTATTCTTTCGACCGGCGGCAGCTACTTCCACTGGCTCACCGGCACCATGACCCGCAGGACCCAGGTCCTGCAGCGCGAGGAACGGGACCCCTACGTCGAGATAAACCTCACCGACGCCGCACGGCTGGGAATCGGCGACCGCCAGCCGGTAGAGGTGGCCACGCGCCGCGGCAGCGTACGGGTGTTGGCCAGGGTAACCGATAAAATAATTCCCGGGGTGATATTCATGCCGATCCATTTCGAAGAGAGCCCGGCCAACGCGCTGACCAACAACGCTCTCGACCCGGAGTCGAAAATCCCCGAATACAAGGTCTGCGCGGCCCGAATCAGGGGGTCTGAATGAAGGCGGCCAGTTTGGGACAGTTGGAGGATTTTCTCGGTTCGGTGCGGCAGGAGTACGAGGTGGTTGTGCCGGTGGCTCTCAGCGACGGCACCGTTTCCATGGGCAGCCCGGATGAAGGCAAGCTCAGCCTGACCGGCAGGCGGACCGCAGCCAGGCCGGCCAGCGTCTTCTTTCCCCACTGCGACCGGGTGCTGATTATTTCCTCCAGCGATGAGATGAGCCTGCCCGCCGCACCGGCCAAGCCTTTGCTGGTCGTGGGCCTCAGGGCTCCGGACTTGGATTGCCTGGAGTTCACGGACAACTTTTTCAACTGCGGCTACAGGGATGATCTCTATTTCAGCCGGCGCCAGTCTGCGGTTGTGGTGGGGCTTTCCGGCAGGTGCACCGAAGACGGCGGGTTTTCCAGAATCTGCGGCGGGAAATGTGACCTGGAACTGGTTTGCGATGGCGAGGTGTTCTATTGCGTTGCCTACTCCGGGCGGGGCCGGAAACTGGAAGAGAAGATAGAAGGCAGCCTCCGGCAGGGCCTGCCCGTGGAATTGACCGAAGAATCAGAGTCGCTCTCGGTCGAAGGAGAGGAACTGCTCAGAAAAACCGCCGAGCTGCTGGCCGGCCGAAAGGTGCCGGACCACTACTGGGCCGAACTGGCGGAGCGCTGTATCGAGTGCACCGGCTGTAACCTTGTTTGCCCGACCTGCACGTGTTTCGAGGTCTACGACAGGGATTACAACGGGCAAACCGTGCGCAGCCGGCTCTGGGATTCCTGCCAACTGAGTGGTTATGCCCGCGAAGCCAGCGGATTCAACCCGATGGGAGCGCAGATGAGCAGGACCCGCCGACGGCTCCACCACAAGCTGGTGGACGATCCGCGAAGGTGGGGAGTGATCAGTTGTTTCCTCTGCGGAAGATGCGATGAAATCTGCCCCACGGGGATCGGCATCATGGCGGTCTCAAGAGAAATCGTCGACCGGTTCGGCTAATGCGCTCACCTGCCTGGGCGCACCCCATAACTCCTCCATACCGGATTCAATCCACCACAGATGCACTTACCGGTAGCGTTGACCATCAGGAGTACCGATGATCTATCAACCCGAAATGCTGATGATCGGCTCGGCCGGCAGAAACTCCGGCAAAACCCTGCTCGCCTGCAGGCTGATAGAAAAGTACACACCCGGCGGCAAGATAACCGGCCTCAAGGTCACCACGGTAAAACATACCGCGGAACAGTGCCCTCACGGCCAGTCCGGGTGCAGTCTGTGCGCGGAGTTCGAGGGCAATTTCAGCATAGTCGAGCAAGCAGCTGGCGCCGACACTGCCAAGGATACCGGCAGGATGCTCGCCGCGGGTGCTGACCGGGTATTCTGGCTGCGCACCCGGGTGGGATATCTGGCACAGTGCTATGAGGCGCTCAGAAAAATGATCGACCCGGAGGCGAGCATCATCTGTGAGTCCAGCAGCCTGCGGCAGGTGGTGGAGCCGGGAGTATTTTTGGCCACCATGCCAGCCGGGGAGCCGGGCAATATCAAACCTTCCCTGAAAAAAGCGCTCTGCCATGTGGACAGGTTGCTTTATCCGGGCAGCAACGGGCCTGATATCGATCTGGATGACATAACGCTGCTGGACCGGCAGTGGCATCTGCGCTTGCCGGCGGCAGGGATAATCCTGGCGGGTGGAAAAAGCCGGCGGATGGGCAAAGACAAAAGCCAGCTTCCGGTCCGGGGAAAACCGCTGATCGAACACGTTTACAATCAGCTCAAACCATTGTTCGGCCAGATATTGATAAGCTCCGGCCTGCCCGGGCAGCACTGTATTAACGGCGCCCTGACGGTGCCGGATAAATTCCCCGGGGCAGGGCCGGTGATGGGTATCATGAGTTGCCTCGAAGCCTCCGCCTGCCAGTTGAATTTCGTGGCGGCCTGCGATATTCCCGGCATCGACTATAGGTTGATCCGAATGATGTACAACCAGGCCGGGGACTACGATGCAGTTATCCCGCGATGGGGTGAGGCTGAATACGAACCATTATTCGGCTTTTACAGAAAATCGCTTTGTGGTCCATTCCGGTTGTTTATTGACTCGGGGGGAAGAAAAGTTCGCGAGGCCCTTGCTCCGCACCGGGTAAAATATATCAGGATCGAAAATGAACGCCGGCTGCGTAATCTTAACACGCCCAAAGATTATGCTGAGTTTATCAACGCGGTGCGGCTGGGCCCGGCGCACTGAATTTCAGGCAGTTTCCAATCAGGTACTTCTCCCGCTACTGCCCTGGAGTAAAGCCAACCAGCCGGCTCTCCAGAATGTTTCTGATATTTTGCGGTGTCGCACCACCGCGTGCATAGTGCATGAAATCGTAATAAATTACATCGAATCCCACGGAAGGTGTGAACTTAAGCATGGTGTCGCCTCCGTGACTAGAGCTTAAGGCATCACTATAAACATAGCGAATTATTTCTGAGAATTTAACGGATGCCAGGTAGTCATCCCTTTCGATGGATTCAGTCCAGGGCGGGACAATAAACATAAACAATTCGGCGTGTATGGAAACGCCGGGACTGACCTTCGTGGAGGCGAAAAAGGCTCTACCGCCCGGGGTATCGTACCAGAGGGTATCGCTCTCCAGGACAATCTCGTATTGGTTCGATTCAACCCGGTTCAGGCTGCTGTCGGCCCAGGTGGTATCGGTCAAAACCTGAATGGGGTCGGTGTACAGGGTGTGGAGGTATCGTCCCCGCTCTTCGGTCGTGGTGAACGTGACGGTCAGGCTCAGGCTTCCGCTGCCGGCTGCTATGCTGCTGGCGGTAACTTCGACCTCCATCCGCCCGCTGAATCTCAAAGTGCTGTCTACGGTTACCCGGGGCAAAGCGGTGGTGGAATCCACTTCGTAAATCTGGTCGTACGAAAAATCGTAATCCCATCTGGCTCCTGGCTTAAACCCGCCGCTGTCGAAAATGTCCAACCACTTGGCGACTGTCTCGAACTCGCCCTCCAATCTGCCGAAGCGGTCCTGGAGATCGACTTTGCCATCGACGAGTATCACGTCCATCGCATACTGCTGCAGCTTCTGGTAGTACAAAATCTTGTAATTCATCCCGCTCCTGAGCAGAAGTCTGTTGGCGGTCCGGTTGGTCTGGACCGAATCCAGAAGCCAGACGTCCCCGTCAATTTCCACGTTGTTCAAGGTTATCTCTAGTTCCAGGTTACCGTCGGCGACATGCCAGTTGCCGAACAGACGGGAGGAGATCGCCGAGGCCGGTATCCACGGGTTGGTCGAAGTGAGGGTACGCCAGCTCCCTGATACCGGACTGGTTTCCACGGCCTGGGCGTCAGAAGATGAACTGTCGGTATAGGCGACCTGCACCGAGGTATCCGTCAGATTATTGAAATAGGCCGCCCGGAATGCGCCGCCCAATTTATATATCAATCTAAAGAAGTTTTCGGCCCTGGCGATGGAATGGAAATCGGCCCTGATACCGTGCATTCGGACTGAATCCTCGGTTACTGAGACTTCCAAGTCGCCAGCAGTGTACCAGTCCCCAATCAGGGCAGCCGGCAGGGAAGTTTCCTCCCACTTCACGTTGCGCGGGTCGAACTTTTCATCCGATGTCGGGCCAGTGGATTCCGAAGGAAGGTCGTGGCAAGCCAGGAACATAATCGCGCTTAAGCAAATGGAACCGGATAAGCGGAGCAGACCTCGGCTTTGCATGGTGACCTCCTTAGATCGATTGTTGAAAACCTGAAGCGATTACACGAGCCGCCCGATCAGTTGCAGTTGAATTTAGCCTCGTTCTTGTAGGGATTGCGGCTTAACCAGCCGGCCCAGATTCCCACGTCGTATGCACCGTGGAAATACATGACTTTATAAAAGCCCTTGCCGATCTCGAAGAATGCATATTTTGAGACGGCAAAACCTTTCATCACGGTAATCGTTTCACCGAGACCGAGCGTATACGAATGACTGATGGCACCACTGCGCTCGAGCCCCGGGTTTTCACTCATCGTACCGGAAAACGCTATCTTGAAGGTTGCGTTGGGGCCGTTGGGGAAGCCGTCCCGGGGGAATTCGAAGGGATAGACAAAGGGCCGCAGATTGACCTCGCGGCCCTGCTGGAGCTTGTTCGAGGCGAACAGGACCTTGCCGCCTGCCGTCTGAAACCAGAGGGAATCGTTTTCGAGGGTGATTTCGTGGTCGGCCCTTGCCAACACGAAAGTGTTCGACCAGGCGGAATCAGTCACCAGTTCAGTTGTTCCCTCTTTGTGGAAATGCAGGTACTTCCCTTGTTCTTCATCGATCGAGAATGTAGATTGCACAGTCGCCTGGCCGGTATATTCTCCCCAGGCGGCGCTGAGCACCTGGATTTCAAGCCTGCCCTTGAGGCTGTTTTTTAAATAGGAGCTGTCCGGCGGGATCGAATCCCAGTTGGCCTGGATGTAAGATTCGTCCAGCTCGTATTCGTAGCTCCAGCGCATGCCCTCCTCCAGTGGCAGGCTTTCGGCGAAGTTCCACCACCTGGAGAGCTTTTTCCAGTCTCCCTGCAGCGCTTCCTCCTCCGCCAGAAAGTCTTTTTTACCAGCGGCAAGAAGAACTTCCATTGTA is a genomic window containing:
- a CDS encoding NTP transferase domain-containing protein → MIYQPEMLMIGSAGRNSGKTLLACRLIEKYTPGGKITGLKVTTVKHTAEQCPHGQSGCSLCAEFEGNFSIVEQAAGADTAKDTGRMLAAGADRVFWLRTRVGYLAQCYEALRKMIDPEASIICESSSLRQVVEPGVFLATMPAGEPGNIKPSLKKALCHVDRLLYPGSNGPDIDLDDITLLDRQWHLRLPAAGIILAGGKSRRMGKDKSQLPVRGKPLIEHVYNQLKPLFGQILISSGLPGQHCINGALTVPDKFPGAGPVMGIMSCLEASACQLNFVAACDIPGIDYRLIRMMYNQAGDYDAVIPRWGEAEYEPLFGFYRKSLCGPFRLFIDSGGRKVREALAPHRVKYIRIENERRLRNLNTPKDYAEFINAVRLGPAH